Genomic segment of Pongo pygmaeus isolate AG05252 chromosome 1, NHGRI_mPonPyg2-v2.0_pri, whole genome shotgun sequence:
ttttcttttttgcctctgATTCCTAAATTTCAAACCACATTTGTATCTACAAGTGATGCAAATGTACTTCTCCAGTGGATCAGGACTTCAATCTGTTATTTATACGGCCTCTACATCCATCCAGTACCTGCTTATGTATTGTGTTCAGTTGAGGTCAGAGTCCATGTACTGATCATAAGGCTTTTATGAAAATGATGCCGATAGTgatgaaaaggaaagtgatgatgaaaacataaataaacataTGTAAATGCCACATAAAATAATGATATGGTGGTTGCATAAACAATGATAGCAAtactggtggtggtggtttaGAACACTGCTCAGCAAATAGAGAGTATTTGACAATGattaaatcaatgaaaaaatgataGGGGAGATAGTGAGGGTAGTGGTGATGGGGATTGTTGTGGAGATGGAGACAGTCAAAGCAGAAGTGGTGGCACTGCTGGTCTTTCTCATATTGTGGTAAGGCTAATAATGGAAAAAcacctttgcagggacatggtaggagctggaggccgttatcctcagcaaattaatacagaaacagaaaactaaatactgcatgttctcaattataagtgggagctaaatgttgagaatacatggacacatagaggagaacaacatgcactggggcctattggagggtggagagtgggaagagggagaggatcagaaaaagtaactaatgggtactaggcttaatacctgggtgataaaataatatgtacaatgAACCCCTATGAcacaggtttacctatgtaacaaacctgcacatgtactgcACATGTattaaacctgcacatgtaccgcaCATGTattaaacctgcacatgtacctcacaGGTATTAAAATGAAAGTATTACACATTAGTAAAAAAATAATGGACCCACATATTATTTACTCCTTTCTGGTCATTTGGCTGATCTTACTAGAAGGGAGTAGAGATGAAGCTGATTGGGAAGTCTTTTTGCAAAGTAATTTTTAAGAAGATTCAACTCGTTTTTGCAGTGATCAAGGTGGTGTTCGCCATGTATGCACAAGGATATACGAGTTGGATTTGTTCTCTTTTTATAAAAGGCTATGTGGGACTTGCAAAACTTCTAGTGGCCCAGAGGAGGCAATGCCCCTGGGATTAAACTCTAGAGTCCACAGTGAGGGTTTCAGACTTGAGAAAAGTCATTTGAGACATAGAGCTGCTCTGCTGCACTTCCTTTTGCACAACTTCTTGCCCCAGAGAAGTCCTTGCTGAAAGCTTTACACACTTAGCAACTCCAGGGAACATGTAGCAAGGAGCCCTTGGGAGGCCCGCATTTCCAGGAACATGAAATATAAGTAGAGGGGTGTCTTGGGGTAGAAAGGATGCCGAGGAGAATGCTATAAGTTCTAATGTCATCAAAACCGTCAGGTaatgggcaggagtggggccGAAAAGATGAGAGGAGCCAAAGAAGACAACTAGATGAAGGCTTTGGACCTTCCTGAATGAGGCTTATTAGGGTGTGGGAGGAAAACTGAAGTGACATAGGTGTTGATTCCCCTCAAAACCCATAACCATTTTCCAATTTAGGAAAACATACATTATCTGTGTTGTAAGAGTCTTAGGAAACAAatgctcaaggcatttttttttttttttttttttttttgaagaggaaGCTGAGGTTAAGTAAAAAGTTGCTCAACCTAGTGGCAACCAAATCGCTGACTTCGGAGGAGGCTTTTCCTATTATACCATAGGACCTCTGGCTTCTTTGCTTCTTCTTGACTTCACAGTTTTCCTTTTTGAGAATTCCTAGTATATACCCTTCAGGGATTATTTTTTCACCCAGCACAATGTATCTGCTGGGTGAATTATCATCAGGCACCATGGGCCTAGGATATTATAGTTTTtggagattctgcatttcttttattttccattttttcttcttctagttCTTATCAGGATAGTCTAAACACTTCAGAGGGGCTTCCTGAAAGAAGCTTCAACAGTCACTTTTGGGAGATGACTTTTCTCCCTTCTCCACAGTCCAATGTTGTTGGTTATTTTCTTATTGGATAGTACAGAGGGATAGCAGTAGGAATTTTCTAGCTCTCCTGTTATTGGATGGTGGAACAGGGGAGAAAATCATTGAGTCACTGGAGCACAATATTATAGCATAGAAAGGGATTAAACTGGGATCAGGAGCCTTGATTTCTAGTCCCAGCCTTGCTACCAACAGACTATGATATGGGCCAACCATTTCTGCTTTTGGGGCTTCAGTTCCTCTAGTGCAAAGTGAGGAACATTGATTAGATAATGTCTCAAGTTCCTTTTAAGTGCTCAGATTTTATGAATAGAGGAAGAAGCTTGAAGTAATTTATATTCTATGTTTATCGGTTGTTCCTAGGAATCATGGATCACGTCAGTCATAACTGGACCCAGAGTTTTATCCTTGCTGGTTTCACTACCACTGGGACCCTACAACCTCTTGCCTTCTTGGGAACCCTATGCATCTATCTCCTCACACTTGCAGGGAACATTCTCATCATTGTCCTGATACAGTTAGATTCTGGACTGTTCACGCCCATGTACTTCTTTATCAGTGTCCTCTCCTTTGTAGAGGTGTGGTATGTCAGCACCACAGTGCCCACGCTGCTGCACACCTTGCTCCATGGGTGTTCACCCATCTCATCAGCTGTATGCTTTATTCAGCTGTATGTCTTTCATTCCTTAGGGATGACTGAGTGCTACCTGCTGGGTGTCATGGCACTGGATCGCTACCTTGCCATCTGCCACCCACTCCAGTACCACGCACTCATGAGCAGACAGGTACAGTTACGACTAGCTGGGGCCACTTGGGTGGCTGGCTTCTCAGCTGCACTTGTGCCAGCCACCCTCACTGCCACTCTGCCCTTCTGCTTGAGAGAGGTGGCCCATTACTTTTGTGACTTGGCACCGCTAATGCGGTTAGCATGTGTGGACACAAGCTGGCATGCTAGGGCCCATGGCACAGTGATTGGTGTGGCCACTGGTTGCAACTTTGTGCTCATTTTGGGACTCTATGGAGGTGTCCTGAATGCTGTGCTGAAGCTACCCTCGGCTGCCAGTCGTGCCAAGGCCTTCTCTACCTGTTCCTCCCACATGACTATGGTGTCACTATTCTATGCTTCTGCCTTCACAGTATATGTGGGCTCACCTGGGAGTCGACCTGAGAGCACAGACAAGCTTATTGCCTTGGTATATGCCCTTATTACCCCTTTCCTCAATCCTATCATCTATAGCCTTCGCAACAAGGAGGTGAAGGAGGCTTTAAGGAGAGTCATTGACAGGATCAGAATTATTTTAAGGGAACCTCAATGATCTAATTTGTCATAGCCCAGCTTGTTGGTAATTGTGAGAATCAGCTGGTTGGCTTGTCAATCGTGTGGTCAGAGTCAAAGAAAACAccagtaaagaaataaaaacgaTCAGTAGTCAAACATGCTGCACACACTCATGCCTGAATTGGTCAAAGTTGGAAGATGTAAAGAGAAAGGGGTTATGGTCTCTGATTACCCCATTCTAATGGGAAAGAAATGCAACAAAGGGAGGAAAAACATGGATGCAGAACAAGTGGTTAAGCTGTATTTATGACTTAGAGAGACAGTGcaatacagaaagaaagaagacaaatgaaAGCTAGGAGTGGCAGATTTAGTCAAGATAAGATTCCTGGAGAAAGGTTAAGAAGGTGGAAAACTAGATTGGCAAACAGGAGTCTAAAATGTTAGCTTGTATAAAGTTGCAGATGTAGATCAGTGCGCCATGAGCAGAATGCTTATCAATTTGTGGCATCCAGGGATTCTGGGTTATTATGTGACCAAATGTAGTTTGATGGAGAAAAAGCTGCAGTTCTGATCACACTTCTTTTCTCTCCAGCTCCTCTACTGCTTCCTCTGCTGAGCAGAGTAATCTCCCATTCCTTGATGGTGTCTGAACCAGGGGCCAAGTACCTGCAAGAGTATGGTCAGATAAATTAGTGAGAAAATAGGACCAGATCGTGGCAGAGACTAAGTATTGCCTAATCTTGAATACTTTCCATTTTCCTCACTCTTACAGATCTTActgctttattttatgtatgtctGTACTATGCCAGAAATGGTTACAGTTGCttcatgtttttaaacatttaatctttataatatCCCtctgaagaaggaagaaaatcccAATATTTACATAATGAAATTATAAAGATTATTGAACTTGCAGTAAAGAGAGACAGAGTCAACCCTAAATCCACTTCAGCTGACTGAGttaccctcctcagcctcattCTCTCTGTCTGCAAAATGAAAGGTTGGCAATGAATGAGTGCTCACATTCCTCTCAGCTTAGAGAGTTTTGATTCTGTGCTTAtagtacttctttctttttttttttttttgagacgacgtcttgctcttgtcccccaggctggagtgcaatggcgcgatctcggctcactgcaacctccgcctcctgggttcaagcgattctcctgcctcagcctcccgagtagctggaattacaggcacctatAGCACTTCTTAAGGAAAGCAGGACCTGAACTAGGTCCAGATGTTTAAGATCTGAATTTGCAGAGCAGAGATGGAAAGGTGTTGGTACAAATTCAGGTGTTGCCATTTTATGATTCTGGGCAAAAAACGTAAGCTCTCTCTAATGCCAgatttgttttccttaaaaaaaaaaactacatcaaAGTGTTCTAAAGTTAAATAACACATAGTAAGTATTTCATAAGCAAGTTAGTCTCAGCATACCAGAATCAGGACAGTATAGTGCTTACAGCATGGACTTTGAAGCCTCTCTGCCTGTGTTCAAACGTCAGTTCTACCATTTATTTGCTGTGTGATCATATGCAATACACTTAAATTCCCTCCACCTCAGTTCCCTTATAcacaaaatggggacaataaaagAACGTTAAGCATGTAAATATTAATTGTTGTTACTTCAAAGTTttccacataaatgtcttcagtGGGgatttatttctttgataatgCTTAGTTTTACACCTATCTCACATTGTTATTACAATAGACTTGGTAACTCTCCAAAGGAGTCAACTTCTTTTGACCTAAGGGTCCAAATTTATCTTGCCATAAACTGAGTAGTCCCTGCTTTCAAGAAGTCTATGCTGTTTCCCCAAGTACATGGTGCAAAACCCTATTCTGCTGACAGTCTGAGTCTACTACTTTTgggctccttttctttctctccttctgcaCCTCACTTCACTCAGACTACTCTTTTTGCAGGAACTATTATGGGCCCAACAGAAACTCTTTTTTCCCTGTGGTGGCAGCACTAGATGATGGCTCAAATTGAAATGGCTTAGATCACATTAATTAATAAGTCATTATGGTAATAATAATTACTACAACTGTTATAGCAATTCTTGTTAATTACTAATATCTGTGGGGTGCATACTGTGCAGTGAACATGGGGGACTTACCATCCTGTAGTGAAGACATAAGTAGTCATCTAACAACTCAAAGTGGCTTATATCTCACTATTAATTTGTACTACAATGCATGGTATCCACTCAtatttgaacaaatgaatgaatgaataaacaaactctTAAGAGTCAAATGGGTGTAATAGAGATTGAGTTCCCCTCCTGAAACTCCACCAGAAGGTATTTTTTTAAGATCCATTTATAGCTGCAAACTCCCCTTGCCTTTCATTCTGTACTCTATTCTAtaccctactttttttttctcttgagacctCCTTAGGTATTTCCTTTAGAACATGAAGTTCAGGTCATCTTTAGCACAGAGCTTCTCAACAGATATAAATAACAGATGTGCTGAGTTACTGAGTCCCTGCCCCTAACACACACCCTATGAATGGTCAGATAGGACCTAAGGGAATTGAAGACCTTGGACTGGTTGCCTCAAGCAGTAAGTGGCATTTCTGTTCACCTCGGTGTGTCCTACAGATACCATCACTTTTATAAGCGTTATGATATGAAAACAAAAGTTTGAGAAGTAGTGCCTTAGTGTGATATATTGAGGTAAGTGCCCAAGGTAAGGTCCAACTTTTGGCCACTTCTTCCGTGGTGACAATTGGATATTGACTCTAGCAAGACAGTAAGAAGCAGTCAGTTCTAAAAGGCAGAATAATCAGACCATTCACTTGGTACTAGCATCAAGGCTGACATTCTGTCTCATAGGACATTCAAACTCAAGTACATGAgagaacaaaatgaaatactatcAGTGTATCCAGGGACAACAGATATAAACCACAGTTGTACTGGGCAAACAAGGGCATGTGACTTTGATGTATCACTTCATTTACATAgttgttttaaaagtttatttgctTCAATAAATAATATCTCTAAAAGGTTCAAAAATTCGTCTTATGCGTGAAGTTGACATTTTTCTTATGTGTTTAAaaaacttacatatttttaaaaaataatcaggtGATTTGAGGATCTGTCTCCTCCCACTCTGTATAATAAATATCTTAAGGGAAGCAAGAGTGTTATACACATCCCATTTTCTCCAGTTCCTAGAATAAAGTCTGGGGCATAAAAGCTGtttcaaaaatgtattaaataaatagataaatgaattatTATGAATTCCTCTATTTCTCAAATTATGTTAGTTGCATTTCATATCATTTTTTTCCTAACatttaaagcacattttaaacataatgtattatatataaatgtaggaCATTAAATGTTtaggtaaataaaaatttaaattacttatAATCCCATTACctcaaaaattatttctctatttatttctaaattctaaTAAGCATATGCTGTTTTTAGAAATAGTAGCAATGATACTATGAAAATTTGGACATGTTGAATACTACTTTTTTCACTTAAgcttttaacaaataattttagaTCTCATCTTTCTCCTCAAATAATGAATTGCTTGATGAAGATATTAGTGTAACCACAGAACCAGTTCAATCTGGATTAACTTTGTCagtaataaaatacaacaaaatgatGATTTGTTTTTTAGTTGCAATGGACCCTCAGGTTGCAAGTAACCCAAGCGTGCCCAGATGAACCAAGTGTGCCAGATTTGTGAACCTGGAGCCAACCAGAACAAAAAAGTAAACCACATGTAGAACCTAAGTATTCAGACCAAAGAATGGTGatcaaattaaaaaggaaaggatGACCTGTTTTGTTGCAGCACAATCATGGAAATCAAGGACCTGGCATAACCTCTTCTCAGGAACCAATCAGATAACGCTTTGTTGCATTTTCCTATCTCCCTTTTAATTGCTCTCTGCCTATAAAACCTGTCCCCAGACCTCAGTTCGGGgacacagatttgaacattgccTCCTGCCTCCTTGCTGGTCAACCTTGAAATAAggcttttcctttcttaaaaactGGTGTCACAGTATTGGCTTCTAAGCTCACGGGACAGTGAGCCCACTGCACAGAATACCAGAACTTGTCATTTTCTCTCACTCTATTTCTGATACAGAATAAATGCCAAGTAAGCACTCTTTACTGACAAGTGGTGacataaaagagaagaaacaatgcTCTTGACTAGGCAAGAACTAAACTTGGAACCCTCGATCATTTAGTACGCATATCTACACTAACTGATTCTAGGTAACGTTTACAATTCTTATGCTCAGGTATTTGTCATGTTGATAGCCTTCTGAGGGATCCTGCATGGGCATTGTAATTTATTCAGTCAATGCCAAGCCATACAGGTGTACAGTTAGACAATACAAATGATGCAGAAAGTCTGTCTCAGAGTCTGGCTCACAAGGGGAAAAGAGGAATGTAGGAACACCAATGTGATGTGATATAGAGAGGAATAAAAATGAGTATTAAAGTGGCCACTTTGAGTACAGCACAATTATTCATTTGAAGAATTGGGATAAATGGCTaatctatatacacacaaaataaaaatgaaaacaaaaggtcTTCCGGTGTTTGTGACTGTGGGAGATGCAGTAATTTAGTGAAGGATAGTTTCAACTATCCATGTTTGTGAAGGGTTAGGTATTTCAGAGTAAGTGGGACATAAGCTAAATCCTGATTAAGGTTGAATGAGACCCTCATATTGTCCAAATATTTGAGAGACTCTTTCAATCCCAAAGTCACATTAGTACTCTTAGAAACAAATATCTTCCTTTCCTTTGGCTCAGAAACTTTCCATCTCCTACAGGAAAGCTTTTCCAATTTGATCTCAGAACACTTAGTGTTTGTCTTCCATTTAATATGATCTACTTGTTAATCTTTTTATGGCTACCTCCTTATCT
This window contains:
- the LOC129039530 gene encoding olfactory receptor 10C1-like, coding for MDHVSHNWTQSFILAGFTTTGTLQPLAFLGTLCIYLLTLAGNILIIVLIQLDSGLFTPMYFFISVLSFVEVWYVSTTVPTLLHTLLHGCSPISSAVCFIQLYVFHSLGMTECYLLGVMALDRYLAICHPLQYHALMSRQVQLRLAGATWVAGFSAALVPATLTATLPFCLREVAHYFCDLAPLMRLACVDTSWHARAHGTVIGVATGCNFVLILGLYGGVLNAVLKLPSAASRAKAFSTCSSHMTMVSLFYASAFTVYVGSPGSRPESTDKLIALVYALITPFLNPIIYSLRNKEVKEALRRVIDRIRIILREPQ